The DNA window TATCGGGTACTCACCGCAGGCACAGCCAAAGAGGGACGTGACCAGGCGCTGGCCCACCGGCCGGATTTGATCCTGCTGGATGTGATGCTGCCCGATGGCGACGGCATCAGCCTCTGCCGCCAATTGCGGCGTCATGGCCTTCGCCAACCCATCATCATGCTCACTGCTCGCGGTGAGGAGCACGACAAGCTGCTGGGCTTCGAGGTTGGCGCTGACGATTACGTCGTTAAACCCTTTAGTTTGCGCGAGTTGTTGGCCCGCATCCACGCCCGTCTGCGCGTGCTCGAATCACCGCCGACGGGGGGCATCATGGTCGGCGTGGCGATGGTCGACTTCGAGCGCCACACCTTGATGCGCAACCACCAGCCCCTTGAGATCAGCGCCAAGGAATTGGAATTATTGCGCTACCTGACCGAGCATCGCGGCCAGGTGGTTTCACGCGACGATCTGCTAAACCATGTCTGGGGCCACCAGGGAGAAATCACTACCCGCACCATTGATAATTTCATCGTCCGCCTGCGCAAGAAGATCGAACCGGACCCCGCCAATCCCCTTTATTTAATTACTGTTTATGGCAGCGGTTATAAACTTGTTGAGCAATCCGCCGCCACAATCTCTCACACCCTTTAAGCAACAATCGTTTACATTAAAGCCTGCTATTAATCAGCCGCTTATCTAAA is part of the Gammaproteobacteria bacterium genome and encodes:
- a CDS encoding response regulator transcription factor, which produces MKTPAILIVEDDRGLLTGLKDNLEIEGYRVLTAGTAKEGRDQALAHRPDLILLDVMLPDGDGISLCRQLRRHGLRQPIIMLTARGEEHDKLLGFEVGADDYVVKPFSLRELLARIHARLRVLESPPTGGIMVGVAMVDFERHTLMRNHQPLEISAKELELLRYLTEHRGQVVSRDDLLNHVWGHQGEITTRTIDNFIVRLRKKIEPDPANPLYLITVYGSGYKLVEQSAATISHTL